The Pseudoalteromonas tunicata genome segment AAAGCAATTTCAAAATATCTTACGCGCGATTGGTTTTGAAATAAAACTCAAACCTTATATTCAGCGCAGTGACGGCTCTGCAAAAGGGGATTGGGACGTGGGGATTACTATCGACATGATGGATTATGCGCAAAGTGTCGATAAGCTTATTTTAGTCTCTGGTGATGGTGATTTTGCAATGTTAGTTGACCGTATTCAGAATAAATACGATAAACCTGTTGAGGTGTATGGCGTACCGACGTTGACTTCTGATTCATTAATTAGAAGTGCAAAACACTTTACTGCAATTACGCCTGAATTTTTGCTTTAGATTTTATAAGACAGCTCGCTATACAAAGCGAGCATGGCCTTTTTCATAAATAGCATGAAGATGTATATCAATGGCTTTGAGTACTTCTGTGCGTCCAATCGTACCAATTAAGTGATTATCGCTATCAACGACCGGATAAATTTTAGGTTTGTTTTCGGTCATTTGTTGAGCAAGTTCAAAAATCGAGTGCTCTGCGGTCACGGTCAATGGGGAGCTAGTCATAATTTCTTGTACGGTAAAAAAGGCTTCGCTTAAATAGGTATCATGTAACATACGTTTAATGCAGTCTTGTTCAGAAAGAAATCCAATCACTTGTTTGTTATCGTTTAAAACAGGGCCGCCTGACTGGTGTGAAAGTAATAAACGTTCTGAAGCTTCAGCTACACTCATAGTGGCTTTAAACGTAACTGGACGCTTATTTAAATAATCAATGACTTTTATGGATTCCATACTAAGTACCAAAGTTGTTTTATGAGAAGTGTTTTTAATTTTTAAGATGTTATGCTGTTGGTTAAGTCTAGCGGTTTTTAAATTTTGCGCAAAATCAGAGAGTCACTTATTTTTACAAGTATATCAGACTAATTATGTAATAATCGTTGGCTTGTTTTCATTGCCAAGCTGAAATACAGTAACAAGGTATGAGATTTGACTAAGTAACCTGATGTGGTAGATAACAAATCTATATCAGTTCAAACATAAAATATTTTTGTAGAATTTTCTTGCTCAAGAAGAGTGAATTTTAAATATTAGTAAAAACTTAATGACAACGCTGTCATTATTTGTGTAACATTAAATCAACAATGGGTCGAGGAATATTAGATTCGGTTGGATTTAATACCGAAGCTAATGATAAAAAGAAGAGATTGAGGTCATTTGATGGTTGCAATAAGTGCAAATGCGGACCAGTTATACATAGGAATTGATGGTGGTGGGACTAAATGTCGCGCAACAATTTTTAGTCCAGCAAAAGGCGTGCTTGGCACGGGTCTTGGTGGGCCTGCTAACCCACTTCATGGTTTAGACCGTACTTTAGAATCCATCATGGTTTCGACTCAGCTTGCAATTGAAAATGCAGGATTAAGTCTATCTTCGGTAAATGACATGGTCGCAGGTCTTGGTCTTGCAGGTGTCAATTTACCCAGCCTATATAGTCAAATTATAGAATGGCATCATCCATTCAAAAAAATGTTTTTAACAACCGACCTTCATACAGCCTGTATTGGCGCCCATGAAGGAGGAGATGGTGCAGTTATTATCACTGGTACTGGGTCATGTGGTTTCGCGTATGTAAATGGAAAAAGTACCATCTATGGCGGCCATGGTTTCGCTCAAGGTGATAAAGGTAGCGGTGCTTGGATGGGGCTTGAAGCAGTAAAGGTATCTTTATTAGCGCTTGATGGCCTTGGACCACAAACCAGTATTACTAATGCGGTAATGGCACAATTACAGGCAAAAGATAGTATGGCAATTGCAGAAAAAATGGCGGGTAAGCCTTCAAGTGTTTATGCCACATTAGCTCGTTTGGTTATTGAGTGTGCCAACCAAGGTGATGAAGTGGCTGTTGCAATCGTTAAAGATGGCGCGGGTTACATTAGCGACTTAGCAGCAAAACTGATGGAAAATAATCCACCACGTTTATCTATGATTGGTGGTTTGGCTGAGCCTTTGCAAAAGTGGTTACGCCCAGAAATTGCAGCATTAGTGAAAACACCTAAACAGCCACCAGAGATGGGTGCTGTATATTATGCCCAAAGTTCATTTGCAGTTTAAATTAAAAGGCACTTTGTATGACTCAAGTATTTCATGTTGATAGCGTTTTCACTGGTGATGCATTTCTTTCTCAATCAACAATTACCGTGACTGATGGTGTTATAACGTCGATTCAGGCGGGATTTGAAGGTGAAGGTCAACATCTTATGGGTTTACTCGTGCCAGGTTTTATTGATGTTCAGGTCAATGGCGGTGGGGGAGCTTTTTTTAATGCTGATCAAACCCCAGCTTGCTTAAATCAAATGGTAAAAGCACATGGTCGTTTTGGCAGTACAGGCTTAATGCCGACACTTATCACAGATAAAATTGAAGTGATGCAAGCCGCAGCAGACGCAACTGCACAGGCATTAAAAGAAAAAGTGCCAGGAGTATTAGGGATTCATTTCGAAGGGCCGCATTTGTCGTTGCCAAAAAAAGGCACTCATAGTGAACAATATATTCGTCCAATTTCAGAAGCCGAATTTGCAGTGTATGCCCGCCAAGATTTAGGCATAAAAATGATTACATTAGCGCCTGAAAATGTATCGGTTGAAGATATTAAACGGTTAGTGGGTTATGGCGTCAAGGTGTGTCTTGGCCATACCAATGCAGATTTTGAAACGACTCAAGCTGCGCTGCAGGCCGGTGCTGATGGTTTCACGCACTTATTTAATGCCATGTCGGCGTTTACATCGCGTGAACCTGGTGTGGTAGGTGCTGCACTTTGGGATAACAATAGTTGGTGTGGCCTTATTGTTGATGGTCATCATGTTCACCCAAATGCAGCAAAACTAGCGATTCGAACTAAAGCGCAAGGTAAAATGTTATTAGTAACGGATGCGATGCCACCCGTTGGAACTGATTTAACCGAATTTGACTTTTTTGATGGTCGTAAAGTAATTCGTACTGGTGATCGCCTTAATTCATCAACCGGCGAATTAGCAGGTTCGGTATTAGATATGGCAAGTGCAGTGCGTAATACGGTCAATACACTTGATGTTTCCCTTGCAGAAAGTTTACGAATGGCTTCGTTGTATCCTGCGCAATATTTAGGGCTTTCACATGCTAAAGGGCGTATTGCTGTTGATTACGATGCAGATTTTGTACTACTTGATATCAATCAATATGCATTACAGACCTTTATAGCTGGACAGCTTGTTTAATAAAATTCCTGGAATAAAAAACCCCGCTTAGCAATAAGTGGGGCTTTTTTTATTGATTCTGGTTATTGAAAAAGAGAGCAAAAATGACAAACACAGAGACAAAACCGCAAAAAAGACGGTTAGCATCACTTGATGCATTGCGTGGCATGGACATGTTTTGGATTTTGGGCGGTGAGAAAATTTTTGCTGCGTTATTTATCCTAACCGGTTGGACAGGCTGGCAAGTGGCTCATGGGCAAACCTTGCATAGTAATTGGCATGGATTTACATTTTACGATCTAATTTTTCCGCTGTTTATTTTTTTAGCCGGTGTTGCAATGGGCTTATCGCCCAAACGAATTGATCATTTACCTTTTCAAGAGCGGCGCGTTTATTATGCAAAAGCGTTGAAAAGGTTATTTTTATTAGCTGGTTTTGGTGTGTTGTATAATCATGGCTGGGGCACAGGTATCCCGTTTAATCTTGAAGAAATTCGCTACGCCAGTGTGCTAGGTCGTATCGCAATAGCTTGGTTTGTTTGTGTTATGTTGGTATGGCATACAAGTCTGAGAACACAAATAATTACCGCAGTGTCGTTACTGATCGGATATTGGTTATTACTTTGTTTTGTGCCCGTACCAGGCGGCCAAGCAGGTGATTTAACCATGGCTGGCACTTGGAATGCGTGGGTTGACCAACATTTATTGCCTGGAATTACTTATCAAAACAGAGCAACCGATCCTGAAGGTTTACTGTCGAATGTGCCTGCTGTAGTAAATGCATTGATGGGGGTTTTTGCGGGGCGACTGATAGCAAAAGCTAATCAATTCGGTGAATGGAAAACCGTCAGTTATTTATTTGGCGCAGGATTAACAAGCCTTGCTTTAGGCTGGGCTTGGAATATGGTTTTCCCGGTCAATAAAGATTTATGGACCAGCTCGTTTGTTTTGGTGACAGTTGGTTGGAGCTTGATTTTCTTAGCTAGTTTTTATGCGGTTGTTGATTTACTCAATACTCAAAAGTACTTTTATCCATTTATAATTATTGGTGCAAATTCGATAGTTATTTATTTAGCATCGAGCTTAGTACAGTGGGAATATGTTGCCCAAAGTGTTTTTGGTGGTTTAGTTAATGCGGGTTCTGAAGCTTGGCAGCCCTTGTTGGCGGTATTTGCTTTACTGGCCGTCCAGCTTTTAGTGTTACATTGGTTATATAAACGCAAAATATTAATTAGTGTTTAAGTGTATTTGTCTGAATTAAACACAAATATGTAAAAAATCGGGTTAATGGTCTTTACAAAAAAGATCATTAACGCAATAATGACAGCGTTGTCATAATGGTTTAAACCAAACGTAGTCGTATCCCGATTTGGTTTTGATCTATGGTTAATCTAACTGCACGGACGGGTTAATCATAGATCCCATTTTTTCTTCAACTCCTAACTTGAGCCAAGTCAAATGCAAATAGTCATTTTAAAAGACGCCGCAGAGGTTGCACACTACGGTGCACAAATCTTTGTAGACCAAATCAATAAAAAAGCAGACTCAGTCATAGGGTTAGCAACAGGCTCAACACCTGTAGCACTTTACCAAGACCTCATCGCTCGTAATGCAGCAAAAGAGGTTAGTTTTGCTGCAGTGACCAGTTTTAACTTAGATGAATACCTAGGATTAACGGGTGAGCATCCGCAAAGTTATCGGTATTTCATGAATGAACAGTTATTCAATCATGTGGATATTGATAAAAGTAATACCCATGTACCGCCGGGCGACGCTAAAAATCCGCTTACAGCATGTAAAGAATATGAAGCAAAAATCGAAGCTGCTGGTGGTATTGATGTGCAGTTGCTTGGTATTGGTCGCAATGGACACATTGGTTTTAATGAGCCATCGTCAGGTTTAACGTCTCGTACCCGAGTAAAAACCTTAACAAAAGCGACGATTGAAGATAATGCCCGCTTTTTTGCTGCTGATGAATATCAACCGCATTTATCGATCACTATGGGCATAGGTACTATTTTAGATTCGCGTAAGGTGGTCTTATTGGCAACTGGCGCAAATAAAGCCGATGCAATCCAAGCTATGGTTGAAGGCCCGTTAACTGCGGCGTGTCCTGCATCGGCATTACAAATGCATCGTAATGCGGTTATTGTGATTGATGATGCTGCAGCAAGTAAATTAGCCGATGTTGAATTTTATAAACACATCGAAGCTGAAAACCAAAAGTTATTGGCGCATTTAGCCACACTTTAACTAAAAAAGACCGTAAGGTCTTTTTTTACAGCTATAACGCTACAAAATCTGTAGCGAAGTTTACCTTGATTTGATAGGCTCTAAAAAATTATTTTTTTATAGAGACTTATCATGGCTATTCCCATTCCTGGGCAAGCGGTACGAGGCTCAAAAACAGGAAAGCCTATTATGGCTTTGTTTGATTTGTTAGGTCGCACTTGGTGTTTGG includes the following:
- a CDS encoding NYN domain-containing protein, whose amino-acid sequence is MPTLAIFVDVQNVYYTCRQAYQANFNYNQFWREATEGYDVSYAFAYAIGRSDEKQKQFQNILRAIGFEIKLKPYIQRSDGSAKGDWDVGITIDMMDYAQSVDKLILVSGDGDFAMLVDRIQNKYDKPVEVYGVPTLTSDSLIRSAKHFTAITPEFLL
- a CDS encoding CBS domain-containing protein; this encodes MESIKVIDYLNKRPVTFKATMSVAEASERLLLSHQSGGPVLNDNKQVIGFLSEQDCIKRMLHDTYLSEAFFTVQEIMTSSPLTVTAEHSIFELAQQMTENKPKIYPVVDSDNHLIGTIGRTEVLKAIDIHLHAIYEKGHARFV
- the nagK gene encoding N-acetylglucosamine kinase, giving the protein MVAISANADQLYIGIDGGGTKCRATIFSPAKGVLGTGLGGPANPLHGLDRTLESIMVSTQLAIENAGLSLSSVNDMVAGLGLAGVNLPSLYSQIIEWHHPFKKMFLTTDLHTACIGAHEGGDGAVIITGTGSCGFAYVNGKSTIYGGHGFAQGDKGSGAWMGLEAVKVSLLALDGLGPQTSITNAVMAQLQAKDSMAIAEKMAGKPSSVYATLARLVIECANQGDEVAVAIVKDGAGYISDLAAKLMENNPPRLSMIGGLAEPLQKWLRPEIAALVKTPKQPPEMGAVYYAQSSFAV
- the nagA gene encoding N-acetylglucosamine-6-phosphate deacetylase, with translation MTQVFHVDSVFTGDAFLSQSTITVTDGVITSIQAGFEGEGQHLMGLLVPGFIDVQVNGGGGAFFNADQTPACLNQMVKAHGRFGSTGLMPTLITDKIEVMQAAADATAQALKEKVPGVLGIHFEGPHLSLPKKGTHSEQYIRPISEAEFAVYARQDLGIKMITLAPENVSVEDIKRLVGYGVKVCLGHTNADFETTQAALQAGADGFTHLFNAMSAFTSREPGVVGAALWDNNSWCGLIVDGHHVHPNAAKLAIRTKAQGKMLLVTDAMPPVGTDLTEFDFFDGRKVIRTGDRLNSSTGELAGSVLDMASAVRNTVNTLDVSLAESLRMASLYPAQYLGLSHAKGRIAVDYDADFVLLDINQYALQTFIAGQLV
- the nagX gene encoding transmembrane glucosamine N-acetyltransferase NagX translates to MTNTETKPQKRRLASLDALRGMDMFWILGGEKIFAALFILTGWTGWQVAHGQTLHSNWHGFTFYDLIFPLFIFLAGVAMGLSPKRIDHLPFQERRVYYAKALKRLFLLAGFGVLYNHGWGTGIPFNLEEIRYASVLGRIAIAWFVCVMLVWHTSLRTQIITAVSLLIGYWLLLCFVPVPGGQAGDLTMAGTWNAWVDQHLLPGITYQNRATDPEGLLSNVPAVVNALMGVFAGRLIAKANQFGEWKTVSYLFGAGLTSLALGWAWNMVFPVNKDLWTSSFVLVTVGWSLIFLASFYAVVDLLNTQKYFYPFIIIGANSIVIYLASSLVQWEYVAQSVFGGLVNAGSEAWQPLLAVFALLAVQLLVLHWLYKRKILISV
- the nagB gene encoding glucosamine-6-phosphate deaminase → MQIVILKDAAEVAHYGAQIFVDQINKKADSVIGLATGSTPVALYQDLIARNAAKEVSFAAVTSFNLDEYLGLTGEHPQSYRYFMNEQLFNHVDIDKSNTHVPPGDAKNPLTACKEYEAKIEAAGGIDVQLLGIGRNGHIGFNEPSSGLTSRTRVKTLTKATIEDNARFFAADEYQPHLSITMGIGTILDSRKVVLLATGANKADAIQAMVEGPLTAACPASALQMHRNAVIVIDDAAASKLADVEFYKHIEAENQKLLAHLATL